ttttttcaagaatggaatttaaaataatgaaaatgaatacaatttcaaaaaatactTAAGTAACTTTCTGGTgcatgttaatttatttttaattcatttcacTAAATTTAATTTGACTGGTGACCTGTCAAGTATTTTCCGTGTGTTTCTTTACCATCATTCCATGAATAAGAATCATACCATTACATGTAttggtatgataaaaaaaaagattttttgggCAAACTTAAAAGCTGATCCAATTTTGAGAAATGGTATCAAACTACAATGTAAACTCatcatatacatataaagaacttaaaaaatgcaaaaacaaatgaatattatgccaaaaatccaaaatctataacaaaactttcaaaataCTCTCTATTGgaaaagtatttataaaaagtacaaatagcaaaatgatttttttcattagtAAAATACCATTAAAATTGCTGGATTGATTTAGGATTTGGAAGACTTGTGTCAACCATACTTTGGCACACAGGGAAATCTTCAACAAAAATTGTGATTCATCAATAccgcaaaacaaaaaaaaatcagcacaaTTATTGAATAATATGTCATCCCTCAGAGAACATATACAattaacatgaaaaataaatatcccAATAAGCAGGAGACATAccgtatacagggaaatatccGCCTACTTTTATGATTGCTCCATTCACCTTTGAGACTGTAAACAGTGGGCAAATTTTtaactaaaatattaaatatagaGAAAACTGCCAAGAAACTTCTCTTTCGCCCAAATTGTGTTAGAGGCGAAATATTTTACATCATGATTGGGCAAATATAGCCCTGTATATAGTATCTCACTAAATGTATTGCACAAACCATGGATTTCAAGCAAccaataataaaattaagttacaGGAAATATCAGCCTGTTAACTAAAATTCCTTTTACAAACAATCCCTTCATAGCACTACAGAAGCTCCAAGGCAACCAAAACCTCTCTAGCTACAACAAGCCCTGTAGAAATTTATATGTAGAAGTGCATATATCATATTAAGTGTATATTGCCAATTTCACAAACATCTGAACATATGCTTTTTTAACATGCAAATCTTTTTGCATAGATGATTTTGAGTCATAAAAAATTTGTGTtcatgatatatatacatgtatatttatataaattgaagCCGAGATCTGCCATCATGAGGGTCTGTTCACCTCAGAATGATGCTTGACAAATGCTATTGCAGACAGCTCTTTACAAAACTCTTCCATGACTATGATAGcctctagttgattttggtctTCATATCTGTTTAAAACAGAGAAACAATGTAGTTAAGCTGTTATAAAAtacacgagagagagagagagagagagagagagagatattgtAAActgaataccggtatataagaTTGCACAAATTTAGGGAAAGGAAATAAACATTAATGATCATGAATAAAATAAGTTAAAGACTACACATCATTCccaaatcatgcatttttggcaTCATGCTAGtatgaaataaattgcattCTACAAGATTGAAACTTTATGATTATTCTTTCAATCTATGTTGAAAAAATAGCCTTCAAGAGCAAATGTAGACTAAGAATAAAAATCAACCATATGACAATAATATGGTCACCTccaaaatatgtaaacaaagaacaTGTATATTGTGAAGCAAGTTGTCATTCAATAGCAGGAAGTTGATGCCTGATGTCAAAAGCTTAATGCAGATAGCAAATATTTGTGCAAGCAGTTGGTGTATACCGGTAATAAAAATTTGTGAGTTTCTCATCATCAATGGAATGTCACCAAAATCATAAGTACATGTGTAAGGAAAATGAATTTTCACGTCAACTTCAAAGATTGTATCTTGAGAAAATCCTATAAGGTTATAAATCATTTCTTTGAGGCTATAAATGAAACATAAAAGTACACATTTTTTGAGTTTCATCaaagaattcaaaatattttcaaattgcaGGAGAAATTACAACTTTTATTATCATTCTGTATACTGTACCCTGTCAAACCATATTTTAATGACATTTATATCCATCAAAAAAGGTCTTGTGTTGCAAAGAAAGTTGATGTGGTAAAGGACACCAATCACTCAAAAGCCCAtcaaaaaatgttaatcaaCAAAGCATTGCCTTCACTGTAACATGTGCTGTCTCCATCCTAAAATGTGTTCACAGACAATGTCTAGACTTAAGTCAAATTATTTTCCTCCATCCAAAGCATTATTTAGTTTCACAAGATAATACAAAGCAGAAGCACAAAGGTTGTATCTCTCGAGCTTCCTCTCTGTAAATGCCTCAATATCCTAGTAACCAGACCCATTGTGTACATACCAATCTGTCCAATATTGTATGTCCTtgaattttattatcaattgCAAGTACTGTATACTTTTTGGGCTTTGAAGAATTGAAGAAGCAGGGTCAGCATCTGTGATACTTATATCAGTGGGAGAATCTCCAGTAATAGTGATCTCATCAGCAATGGACCCAAACAATGCCAACTCAGTGCAAGGCTTATAATGGTGCTACCCTGTTCCCATATACCAGAAGGAATGGTGCTAAGCGACAACAGAGTGAATATAGGACTTACCCCTGGCAGAACTTAGGCCTGGGCCGCAGGCTACAGGTAAGTTAGAGGATATACACAGGTATAAATATCATACAtgattatatggtttattgcaTTGTTAGCTTCTAATCCCAATATCACTGATGTTActgtattacaaaaaaaatgatagaataatatataatgtatatgaaaatacatgttcGAAAGCtacaagatacatgtaagacCTATTTGCTACTTGATATATGTACTAGTAAGTTGTTAGTAAAAACAACAAGAATTCAATAGTCTTGCAATTCCTCTTGCATGCAATATGGAGTCCTTTAATGTAGCTATAATATTGTCTGAATACACTAGCATAGTACTATGTGAATAAAGAAAGACCTGATCTGATATCTGGTGGTTTTTCTGTATGGATTTTTACTTCAAGTCAAAAGAACACAAAGTTACATTTGATCATAACATGCTTATCATCCACTATAACATAATGCATGGTCATTCCAAATCCAAGATGCACAAAATAATTCTGAGATCAAGTTAATAaaggaaaatcaaaatcataacctatatttttgTCATGCTTAGTTTTCCCATAAAATATTCAAGCTtatgttgttttgtttcatgTCCTGATTTACAGTTCATGGATAAAATTTAGTATGAAGGATTTGAGATAAATCTCTCTTATAAAGATTCTTGATTATAATTACGTAATTTTAACTCTTTTATCTATTCAGACAGAATCtcttgaaatcattttttgtatttacataCAAGCTAAATTTCCTAACATTGATCATCTACTTACAATTTAAGAACGCTTTATTACACATGAAAGTAAAAACTAGTTCTCACCGATGAAGATTTGTACTGGTTCCCATCAGCTGACGGCGGACATTGACCAGCTGTTGGCTGAGGTCACTCTGAGCGTGAAGTTTGTTTCTAATCTCACTGGAAAGCTGAAGTATGCAACCAAAAGCAGTTTTACATTGTATCTTGGAAACCATGTCAACTTTACATCATCCCTTCTCAGTTTATCTATAATGAATTCTGTTTTGAATATTACTCAAATCCACAATAGATCATCATCATCTTAAACAAGTTTATATCAGCATATTCTATTCAATAATGTTTTTgtagaatatgttttattccAATCATATCTGTGTCTCATCTTTTAATATAACACCAATTCTAATCAAGTAATGAAAAAATCTTCAAATGACAATAAATAAAGTTAGCTGAAAGATCCCCTGGATGTTACCTTCTGGAAGACAGCAAAGAGAGTTCTAGTTCCATCAGTGACTGGAAGAAAGGGGTCGAGGAGGTACTCCGTGAGGTTAGGGTGGGGAAGGAGAGCCAGCCTCGCCACCACAGAGGTCAGCTGAAGGTTGACTGGGTAACTCTGTAAAACATGTCATATATTTAGCGATGAGCATTTTAATCGCAAATGCTATTTTATACCAAGGCagaatattgtaatattatgcTTATGAACAATGGAAAGAAGTTAATAAACGAGTTTTTGATTGGCTGTCTTCCCCAGCCAAAATGCACAACACATTGacaaatactttatttttcCCTAAAAATCATGCGTCTAAatgtttttcagtttttattaaaaattaaaaaatgattttttttttcttttacaaaggcaataatgtttgttttatgctCTGTCAAAAGTAAACTAGTACAAACTCATTTGTAGACTAACGGAGAAAGATTTTTTCTTAACCTGCTTTGAATTGAGTCAAAAGACCATGTAACGTAATATCAAAACACTAAAATATCAATGATATGCTGTGGactaaaacaacaaataaaattatcagtTACACAGGACATAATTTGGAAGACTTTGCTGGAGCTATATTCACCTGTTCCAGTAAGTGAGACATCTTATCCAGTAGCATTCTCAGGAAGGCCCCCTCGTAAAAGTCGTCCACCACGAAGCGTTTGATGACCACTGGTTCTTTGGGCCAAGACCAGGGGTCTGTCATCTCACATATGTGGCGGTACTACAAAAGTTAAATTTATTCAGTTAAAATTTCTGTATATACAATATAGagcttaaaacaaaaattcaaaaacttcagttgtttgtttttttcttagcTTGCCAATAAATGTAACTTGGCCAATTGTGTcataaactatacatgtacatgtattttgaaaatagtaCATTAATGGATAAAGAAATTCAAGAGGCATTTCAGATATTCTGAATAAAAAGTGCTGTGACAAGTTGGGACAAATCTCATACATCATATCTGTGAGGAtacaaatttgcaaaaaaaacatgtacatgtaaatctattGTAAAACCATTTTTTGGGGGGACAAGagattttttcaatttgaattttaaagcacACAACAGTTGATACAAATCAAAAATGATAATACCATACATTGTAGTTTAATTAAGTATCCACTAATTTTTCTCGTCttaaagtatattttttgtGACATAAAAATTATTGAGAAAATTAGGAAAAATAGATCAGCGCAGAATAACCCTAGCATATGGTTTTACATGGAAAGACATCCTTTCATCAAAATGTCTGCAATTACTAAGTTTCAGTCCTCCAACTGACTGACATAAGAAACTGGTTGTCATCTGTACCTGTTTATGAGCATCTCGTAAATACATGTCATATCCACTGTCAGCTGTTTGGTAGCTAGATTTCAACTGCTCTGGTAATAAGGCAAGGAAactacaaaatacatgtaattcttatttatcattgaaatcatattatgtacaatgaaaaaaatacaatctaTATAAAACATCCTAGATGATACAACGTTACCCCAATCCAATACGTAACCCAGGGTTGTCTccaaaaattgaagtagaaggaagaaataaacaagtagcaggggggtctgggggtctagcttatagctagattgtgtttgaaatgcaataatagcctgGTAAGTAAGGCATTATAGGCAGAGGaattcgcctcgccatctatgagattgatcaacccaatatatttccgtagtgagtcagtaactaacctaataagtaataatatatgGTCATTTGTAATGATCCAATTTTCACTTTTTGGGGGCAATACAatttaaatcacaaaaaatacTACACACAGTAATTACGTCCAGTATTGTATGCTTTTAGAAACTTTTCAAACTGCAAAGAATGACTTGCACAAATAAAAAGGTTACATGTTTATGCAAATGCAAATTTTGAGCTCCTTTAAAACACAACATAAACCCAATCCCAACTCACCAGTTGACAATCTTGTGAACTTCTGTACGACTAGATGAACGATTAAGACTAGGCTTTTTTTTTGAATCTTGTCCTATGTTGCCTTCAATACAAAAACAATACTGTtcgtgtttaaaaattttaatgttataaaataattttatatttctctttaaacaaatgattaaaatcatttcacAAATGATGGGAAAAACTCTTGGTTACCTTCTTTGCCCAGGGATGTATCGTTTGGTGTTTTAGAGTTATCTTCCTTGTCCTGTGCACTGTTCACCTCCTCAGAGACTACTGGAGTTACTTTGTAGTAGTTTCTCCCCAACAGATTACGTAGGACTAGATTGTGCATGATGTGTTCATCATCCTTCTGTAGCAGCGTGTCAAACAGCTTCAGGGTCACCAGACTCAACTGAAGgaagaacaaaaattaatacgaaatacaaatgtacactgcAACAGTTTTGAACATAccaatacatacatttgtatatccTCATGaattaagataaatgatttttgGTACGGAATTAAgtgaaaacacagacatgttggataaaaaatttacctatcaaataaaaaatacataaaaatggGAGGTCTTAATTTGACATTAACTGGTTAAAGATTTTTGCTGTACTTTTCTATCTCCAGGTGACTGCATTATTTtttcagtaatacatgtaatacataacTTTTTAGTGGAATTCTCTACTTTTGGATagatatgcatgtacatataccggtattttcaCAAACAGATTTGTTGTCATTTTCTGCCTGGTTAGACAGATAGAATTTGTCGTGGAGCTTTCATGAACTTTTTTACCTCCTCAGACAGGTGATTGCAGCGCTCTATGAGGCGATGCCTGATTTCTGGAGTTGTCTCTCCTATCTGCTCGGGCAACCTCTCATGTCCCAGAATGAAGAAACAGAACTCTGTTAACCAGAAATGAAACGCTCCAATCAGTATTCAGAGTGGTGGATCTGACACTGCAGTAAATCAAGCTATTAATGTATATGCCAATTAAGTATTGAAAACTTCCGTGCAGTATGTTGCACATGATGaagtaataataaatataaatatgtagtacaggtaacatgcacTGAAAACTTTTGCCATAGTTTTCATCAAAGATCATCTCCTTTGCATAATCTTAAATTGTATATATCCGATATCAATGGAttcatttattatcaaatcACATTGTATTAGTATTACAATTATATGAAgtcaataaataaatcattaccACTTTACAAAAAGTtgcatgtatttcaaaataattttttttttcattttctttcaattttatatctatattaatgtacatgtactgggtCAGTTTAATAGGTAATTTTCCACACCAGAGCCTCATTAAGGATTTACCAGATATATCTTTTAAGCTTGATAGTCATTTAAAACCTAATTTGTAGTCTTGAACGTTGTCCTACTTTCAACATATTTACATGATCTTAGATCAGTAAAAGGAGCCACATTTCTAGACACCAACCTGACAGAAGCTCTGGGGAGCAAACAGTTCTCAAACATCGGTTGAGGTAGGCTGTAGCTAGAGTTGCCCCTGCTTCTGACCTTTAAATATACAAATGTTTCACAAATATaacaatacatgtttttaatacATATCTCAAAATAATGGCCTCTCTTATCCAAAAACATTGTATTcctttgcattttataaaagaaatcatCTGTactgaaattaatgaaatatttgtaaagatAAACATCTATAAGTAGAGGCTGCTACTGAATCTCAGATTACCTACGGTATAAAGGGAAATATTcacccccgttttatttttgcccctttcgtCCTCGTCAGAgggtgaatttaagactgggcaaacTCTATATTACAGATAATATCTCTGTTAACACAAATGCATCTGggtgaattcaagacggggcgaaaccgtttgcaagtgtaaaaggCCGAAcattacacggggcgaaaataaccttGTATACAGTATTCCATAAAACTAATACCCTTACGCTTGTAATACTGAGGGTTCCATTATGACGTTCAAGAAGAGTTCTCTGATGGATTTGGCCAGAGATTTGGCCACCATTGGATTAGCGATGGAGATCAGCTGATCACAGTAATCCAACCAGGACAGGAAGCTCACTAGATGGCGCTTTCCTAGAAAAGTCTTGTGATCCTCGCTTTCTGTGATCACGTCCAAACTGTCACAAAAAATATTGCACAGGTTACAAAAACCTTTTAATGAAGACAGGGTTTGCACTGCAAAACCACATTTAATAACTGTATTATGTGTAACATTCCTAAAGAATAGACTCTTCAATATTATCTATGATATCTATAGATAAAAACAGGATTAAAATGAATCTTCAATGATTGGTGAAAATTAAACTAAAGTTTTATGCAACTAGACAGATCATAAACTGGTTGTGTTTTTCTAGCCCTTTACttgagaaaaagaaaacacaacTCATTGTCATACCCTCATCCATCAAAAAAATCATGGTAGATTCTGATATATATCAGTATATATAATGCCTATTTGAAACTTCATCATCATTTcaacaacatgatatgaaatactCAAACCCTGAACACCACGGGACATAGAAAAACTTTGAGATGTCGAAGGATTTGAAAAGTTCTTAAATAAAGTGGTTGGGGCTTAATTCCAACTCAAAGTTGACTTTCAACatgatatcaattttttgaGTTCTTAAGTTATAACTGAATCAAAGGACTATAttcggtatggtcaaatatctgcccccaattttaacaaattttaaaatactatagtataaaaatcaaatctttttaaatcatagtacagaggatgcctatcattttaatcttgattttagtcaccaTTGCTCATtcctgtttatctatgacgtcacataAATGACCAAATTCCCGCAAAAATGCAAAccaatgaaaatattgtcatttttttctttatattttgcattcggaattatagagcgcaggtctgctcaagtacaaatttaacatatgtttttgttcaaataattatacacatcataCTAAAATAtagtacttgagcaagcctgcgctcgatgtttctcagtcggaaaacacccatattttgctacaaaccATCAATTTTACAAAGTAAGACTGTCTTCATGACGTCATCTCTACAATTATGATGTCGCTGTAATAAAAACCTTTTACacacttattttcaatttgatttcaactatcttccaccttatttttaaagctctatataaaactttaattttgggggcaaaaaatgcataataccgcacatagtcctttcaaGTTAGTTAACTCAGACTAACCCCCATTTTGCCTCAGCATTCTCCAGATCTGCTGGACTGATAAAAGCAGGCAGTTTGAGATATGCCTCTATGAGTCGCTGAGTCATCTCTGTACAGAACCTTGTATCATGTATGATACATGACGCAGCGGTCTCCTCCGGCAGACTGGAACACAGCATCAAACCCTCACATGCCTTCACCGCCACGCGACTGTCCTGAAAAAGAGGTGTGTTGTTGTCAAGTATTTCAGttaaacacaaatttaaaaGTCATAAAAACCTACAGATTAACATAACAATATCTGTAAGTTAtcatatttatatcataaattcataataatatgCAAAGAGAATGGCAATACatctgtacatgtacagatGATTTTTCTCCCCATGGTGTGCTCATTTAGTAGTGAAATCagtacattaaaaaatacaagaCTTATATTGGAACATAATTGGATTGGATTTAGAGGAATTTCTATTCATAATTGATACcaattcttaaaacaaaaattaaatattaattgattaaatcattgaaatatttttagacaaagaattgaatgaaaacaatcattttaatgttaaattttcaacttaaaatatacacatgtaatctATTTCAATTAACTTTGTATTTTAGGAAACTGTGGGCTGAATTCTGTATATCTTACAAAATGGCTGCATCTGTGCTACAGGTGCCTCATTAGAATGCAACAAAttatcaaaaacataaaaaaatctcaTTTCCTCTCATTAATAATTTACGAAAATAGCTCAGGTTGAAAAGATCTGATCATAactaattatgttttaaaaataatgtttcataacaGAACATTCTtagacccctttctttattcattatcaatattttttggcATATGTGGACCATTTCCTTCTACGTTTGAATCCTAATTCAAGTAGACCagtaatttgcaaaaaaaaaaaaaaaaaaaaatctgacattTGGTATTATTGCTTCTATAAAAACTATTAAAGAtggatgaaaaaataatcattatgaatgatttgaaaaatatactaatgcatgtacatgcaacagcagacatt
This is a stretch of genomic DNA from Crassostrea angulata isolate pt1a10 chromosome 4, ASM2561291v2, whole genome shotgun sequence. It encodes these proteins:
- the LOC128180634 gene encoding FHF complex subunit HOOK interacting protein 2A-like isoform X3, with product MKKKMFSKFSNILHNAVEALAPQLSLKEEFVHHWKSVTVFFMDNKGQKLPIDQTQIPEHLEQMVVLLKEEELNAELDSTGPCMEYLLQHKLLDTLYSLGRTDHPPGMKQIVLQFFTKLLSRLKQPILAHVSVHRAVNRLVKACGEVQAAPTESEEIQFLCTVCSLIKSTPYLVNFFIEVPKLNSDARKTSLTKDAPPLEAGAGHMTQPANSPDTHTTHSTSPNTANGPCSTGRNFSLMNSLLSLSHSPDSRVAVKACEGLMLCSSLPEETAASCIIHDTRFCTEMTQRLIEAYLKLPAFISPADLENAEAKWGLDVITESEDHKTFLGKRHLVSFLSWLDYCDQLISIANPMVAKSLAKSIRELFLNVIMEPSVLQASEAGATLATAYLNRCLRTVCSPELLSEFCFFILGHERLPEQIGETTPEIRHRLIERCNHLSEELSLVTLKLFDTLLQKDDEHIMHNLVLRNLLGRNYYKVTPVVSEEVNSAQDKEDNSKTPNDTSLGKEGNIGQDSKKKPSLNRSSSRTEVHKIVNCFLALLPEQLKSSYQTADSGYDMYLRDAHKQYRHICEMTDPWSWPKEPVVIKRFVVDDFYEGAFLRMLLDKMSHLLEQSYPVNLQLTSVVARLALLPHPNLTEYLLDPFLPVTDGTRTLFAVFQKLSSEIRNKLHAQSDLSQQLVNVRRQLMGTSTNLHRYEDQNQLEAIIVMEEFCKELSAIAFVKHHSEVNRPS
- the LOC128180634 gene encoding FHF complex subunit HOOK interacting protein 2A-like isoform X2 gives rise to the protein MKKKMFSKFSNILHNAVEALAPQLSLKEEFVHHWKSVTVFFMDNKGQKLPIDQTQIPEHLEQMVVLLKEEELNAELDSTGPCMEYLLQHKLLDTLYSLGRTDHPPGMKQIVLQFFTKLLSRLKQPILAHVSVHRAVNRLVKACGEVQAAPTESEEIQFLCTVCSLIKSTPYLVNFFIEVPKLNSDARKTSLTKDAPPLEAGAGHMTQPANSPDTHTTHSTSPNTANGPCSTGRNFSLMNSLLSLSHSPDSRVAVKACEGLMLCSSLPEETAASCIIHDTRFCTEMTQRLIEAYLKLPAFISPADLENAEAKWGLDVITESEDHKTFLGKRHLVSFLSWLDYCDQLISIANPMVAKSLAKSIRELFLNVIMEPSVLQASEAGATLATAYLNRCLRTVCSPELLSEFCFFILGHERLPEQIGETTPEIRHRLIERCNHLSEELSLVTLKLFDTLLQKDDEHIMHNLVLRNLLGRNYYKVTPVVSEEVNSAQDKEDNSKTPNDTSLGKEGNIGQDSKKKPSLNRSSSRTEVHKIVNCFLALLPEQLKSSYQTADSGYDMYLRDAHKQYRHICEMTDPWSWPKEPVVIKRFVVDDFYEGAFLRMLLDKMSHLLEQSYPVNLQLTSVVARLALLPHPNLTEYLLDPFLPVTDGTRTLFAVFQKLSSEIRNKLHAQSDLSQQLVNVRRQLMGTSTNLHRLRPRPKFCQGYEDQNQLEAIIVMEEFCKELSAIAFVKHHSEVNRPS
- the LOC128180634 gene encoding FHF complex subunit HOOK interacting protein 2A-like isoform X1, yielding MKKKMFSKFSNILHNAVEALAPQLSLKEEFVHHWKSVTVFFMDNKGQKLPIDQTQIPEHLEQMVVLLKEEELNAELDSTGPCMEYLLQHKLLDTLYSLGRTDHPPGMKQIVLQFFTKLLSRLKQPILAHVSVHRAVNRLVKACGEVQAAPTESEEIQFLCTVCSLIKSTPYLVNFFIEVPKLNSDARKTSLTKDAPPLEAGAGHMTQPANSPDTHTTHSTSPNTANGPCSTGRNFSLMNSLLSLSHSPDSRVAVKACEGLMLCSSLPEETAASCIIHDTRFCTEMTQRLIEAYLKLPAFISPADLENAEAKWGLDVITESEDHKTFLGKRHLVSFLSWLDYCDQLISIANPMVAKSLAKSIRELFLNVIMEPSVLQASEAGATLATAYLNRCLRTVCSPELLSEFCFFILGHERLPEQIGETTPEIRHRLIERCNHLSEELSLVTLKLFDTLLQKDDEHIMHNLVLRNLLGRNYYKVTPVVSEEVNSAQDKEDNSKTPNDTSLGKEGNIGQDSKKKPSLNRSSSRTEVHKIVNCFLALLPEQLKSSYQTADSGYDMYLRDAHKQYRHICEMTDPWSWPKEPVVIKRFVVDDFYEGAFLRMLLDKMSHLLEQSYPVNLQLTSVVARLALLPHPNLTEYLLDPFLPVTDGTRTLFAVFQKLSSEIRNKLHAQSDLSQQLVNVRRQLMGTSTNLHRKNPYRKTTRYQIRYEDQNQLEAIIVMEEFCKELSAIAFVKHHSEVNRPS